From the Polaribacter gangjinensis genome, the window CAATATTTCTCTAGTATCTGTCAAACCCATAAATTCCGCTCCGTAAGTATATTTTACAGAAATTTTTAAAGGGATTACCGACTGAATTTTACCGTTTTTTTCAGTTAATTGAATGACGCCTGTTTTCCAGATTTTCATTTCGGTCTGATCATCCTTTGCATTGGTATCTTCATAAATCAACCCATTTAAAGATTTATTGAGTTGATTTTCAATTTCTTTCAACGTAATTTCCATGGGCATACTTATCGTTGAAGTAGTTGATTTATAAGCAATTGGATCGTTATTTGAGGGATATGGCTTTAAAGCTTCAATTTTATTGGTACTACCACAATTGTATAACATCAAAACCAAAAATAAGGTAATTGATGATAAAAAAAGGTTCTTTACAATCTTCATAAAACTCTCGAAATTTTTGGGCGAAAGTAGCAAAAAATAACATGAAATTTTCAGTTACTAACATGATATTTTAAAGCCTTTTGTTACAAAATTTTGTAAAACAATTAAATGTTAAACTCACAAAAAAACCTCACAAAATTGTGAGGTTTTAAATATCAGTAAAGATGCATAAAAAAAGAAATTAATCTTCTTCAGCAACATCTTCTTCATCAATGTTTACATCAAAGTCTTCATTATCATCAAATGAATCTTCATCATCAGCAAAATCTTCCATAGTTTGCTCTAATTTAGAACTGATTTTCACTAGATAAATAGTGTCCTCTGTTCTTACTTCTACAGCTTTAATGGTTTCTCCTTTTGCATTTTTAAAAGAAATGATATCGCTATAATCGTATCCATCAGGATATTTTTCGATTAGCATATTTAATATATCTTTTGTCAGTTTAGCGTAATCTACAATTACTCTTTTCATACGTTCGTTTTTACTATTACGAAATTAAAATCTTTTTTCTTTTTAAAGGTGTTTTTGATGTATTTTTTTTAAAATTTTTACATCTCTAATAAATACGCAAAAATCAAAGGTGCAACAATGGTGGCATCACTTTCAATGATGAATTTTGGCGTATCAATATCCAATTTACCCCACGTAATTTTTTCGTTAGGAACAGCTCCTGAATACGAACCATAACTGGTTGTTGAATCGGAAATTTGACAGAAATAACTCCAAAATGGCGTGTCAGTTCTTTCCATATCTTGGTAAAGCATAGGCACAACACAGATTGGAAAATCACCTGCAATACCACCTCCTATTTGAAAAAATCCGATTCCGTTTTCAGAATTTTGCGTGTACCAGTCTGCCAAAAAGGTCATGTATTCAATTCCTGATTTCATGGTACTAGCTTTGATTTCTCCTTTTAAAACATAGGATGCAAAAATATTTCCCATCGTTGAATCTTCCCAACCTGGAACTACCATTGGTAGGTTTTTCTCAGCAGCAGCATACATCCAAGAGTTTTTAATATCTATTTCATAATACTGTTCTAAAACTCCTGAAAGTAATAATTTGTACATGAATTCATGTGGAAAATAACGTTCGCCTTTGGCTTCAGCATCTTTCCAGATTTTTACGATGTGTTTTTGTAGACGTCTAAAAGCTTCTTCTTCAGGTATACAGGTATCTGTTACTCTGTTCAAGCCTTTTTCTAACAAATCCCATTCGTCTTGTGGTGTTAAATCACGGTAATTTGGTACACGTTTGTAGTGAGAATGTGCTACTAAATTCATTACATCTTCCTCTAAATTCGCTCCTGTACAAGAAATAATTTGCACTTTATCTTTTCTGATTATCTCTGCGAATATTTTTCCTAATTCAGCAGTACTCATAGCTCCTGCTAATGAAACTAGCATTTTAGAGCCATCATTCAATTGTTTTTCATATCCTTTTGCAGCATCTACTAAAGCAGCTGCATTGAAATGTAAAAAGTATTTTTCTATAAAATTGGTGATTGGTTTATTCATTTTTTTATTGGTTTGTTATTGAAGTTTTCGCACTTCAAAAATGTCTTTTCTTCTATCTTTTAAATTTCGTACGCTTCCAAATTGATTCAAATCTTTCAGTAAATCTAAATCAACATCTGCAATTAAAATCATTTCGGTATTGGTAGTTGATTCTGCTTTGATTCCGTTTGCTGGAAATGAAAAATCACAAGGCGTAAATACCATAGATTGTGCGTACTGAATATCCATATTATTTACTTTTGGTAAATTACCAACACTTCCTGCAATGGCAACATAGCACTCGTTTTCAATGGCTCTTGCTTGTGCACAATGACGCACTCTTGAGTAGCCATTTTGAGTATCTGTTAAAAAAGGAATGAATAAAATATCCATACCTTCATCTGCTAAAAGTCTACTTAATTCAGGAAATTCTGAATCATAACAAATTAAAATCCCTATTTTTCCACAATCCGTATCAAAGGTTTTTAATTCACTTCCACCTTGCATACCCCAAACTTTTGCTTCATCTGGTGTTACGTGTAATTTTTCATAACGTTCTACACTTCCATCACGCTTACACAAATAGCCAACATTGTACAATAATTCATTTTTTACTTCGGGCATACTCCCAGTAATGATATTGATGTTGTAAGAAATCGCTAATTCTGAAAACTTTTTTACAATTCCTGGTGTATGTTTTGCCAATTCTCTAATTGCTTGAGATTCTGGTAAATGATTGTTTTCTGCCATTAAAGGCGCATTGAAAAATTCAGGAAATAAGGCAAAATCACATCTGTAAGCAGAAACGGAATCTATGAAAAACTCTGCTTGCTCCATCAATCCTTCTAAACCTTTATACAAACGCATTTGCCATTGAATCAATCCCAAACGAACTACCCTTTTTTTAGTAGCCGCTTGTGTTTTTTCTTTTTCATAATATACGTTATCCCACTCTAATAAAACTGCATATTCATTAGATTCTTTATCGCCTTCTAAATATCCTTTCATCACTTTTGATGGATGAAAATCATTAGAAATCTGAAAATTTAAAACAGGATCGTGAATTTCTTTGCGCTTTACTTTTTCAATATACTCTTTTGGTGAAATTTCAGCAGAGAATTTATGGTAATTCGGAATTCTACCTCCAAAAGCAATACCTTTTAGATTCAGTTGTTCGCACAATTCTTTTCGATAATCGTACAAACGTCTTCCTAATCGTAAACCTCTGTATTCTGGTTTGATAAAAATTTCAATACCATACAATACATTTCCTTTGCTATTGTGAGTTTTAAAAGTATAATTACCCGTAATTTCTTTAAAAGTATGATGACCATCAAACTTGTCATAATCTAAAATTATAGATAGCGCACAACCTGCAATTTGATTATTTATTTTGATAACAATTTGACCTTCAGGAAATTTAGTAATCAATGATTGTATTTGAGATTCTTCCCAATAGATGTTTTGCATATTTGCATACACCTCAATCATGGCTTGTTTTAACTCCTGATAATCATTGATAGTCAGATACTTTAATTCGATATTCTCGATACTTTTAATCATTCAATGGTTTTAGAATTCCTCTTCGTCGTTTTTAAATTTAGACAGTTTACTAAAAGGATTATTATTTGGGTTTGAATCGTCTGTGTCATAAGTATCATCTTTTGATGAAAATTTATAACTTAACATTTTGTAGTACAATTTTGCGGCCAACGAATCAGACGTTTTTTGATTTGGATTTGGACAAAATTCAGCCATATCAAATCCAACTACATTTTTCTCAGCAAAAACTCTTTTTAAGAATTCTAAGGTT encodes:
- a CDS encoding carbon-nitrogen hydrolase family protein, producing MIKSIENIELKYLTINDYQELKQAMIEVYANMQNIYWEESQIQSLITKFPEGQIVIKINNQIAGCALSIILDYDKFDGHHTFKEITGNYTFKTHNSKGNVLYGIEIFIKPEYRGLRLGRRLYDYRKELCEQLNLKGIAFGGRIPNYHKFSAEISPKEYIEKVKRKEIHDPVLNFQISNDFHPSKVMKGYLEGDKESNEYAVLLEWDNVYYEKEKTQAATKKRVVRLGLIQWQMRLYKGLEGLMEQAEFFIDSVSAYRCDFALFPEFFNAPLMAENNHLPESQAIRELAKHTPGIVKKFSELAISYNINIITGSMPEVKNELLYNVGYLCKRDGSVERYEKLHVTPDEAKVWGMQGGSELKTFDTDCGKIGILICYDSEFPELSRLLADEGMDILFIPFLTDTQNGYSRVRHCAQARAIENECYVAIAGSVGNLPKVNNMDIQYAQSMVFTPCDFSFPANGIKAESTTNTEMILIADVDLDLLKDLNQFGSVRNLKDRRKDIFEVRKLQ
- a CDS encoding deoxyhypusine synthase family protein, with the protein product MNKPITNFIEKYFLHFNAAALVDAAKGYEKQLNDGSKMLVSLAGAMSTAELGKIFAEIIRKDKVQIISCTGANLEEDVMNLVAHSHYKRVPNYRDLTPQDEWDLLEKGLNRVTDTCIPEEEAFRRLQKHIVKIWKDAEAKGERYFPHEFMYKLLLSGVLEQYYEIDIKNSWMYAAAEKNLPMVVPGWEDSTMGNIFASYVLKGEIKASTMKSGIEYMTFLADWYTQNSENGIGFFQIGGGIAGDFPICVVPMLYQDMERTDTPFWSYFCQISDSTTSYGSYSGAVPNEKITWGKLDIDTPKFIIESDATIVAPLIFAYLLEM